The Epinephelus fuscoguttatus linkage group LG19, E.fuscoguttatus.final_Chr_v1 genome contains the following window.
TATAGAAGCACACATGCATGTCAAACGACTCGGTGAGTAACTAAGCCACCAGGTCAGCAGACCAGAGAGTCTCTAAATATGGAACAGCTGGACTGCACCAGACAGGACGGGACCGGAGCAggtggacagagagagacagaatctgctgtttgtctgtgggGAGTACCGAGcggagggaagaggagagaggaggaggtggaggcctTGTTTTAGAGGAGAAGTCACATGGGGCCACACACCTGGAATACAGTCAAGTTTCTCTCATTCTGACATGTGTGGCCATTGGTTGAGACAGATCACAtgatctcctctctgtcctccacgACCCGAGCTCCACCCATCATTCACACAGCGTGGAGCATACGGGATGAACGCAGGATTTCAAAACACaaatctgtctgtcttccttccttccttccttccttcctgtgGTCACTCAGCACCAATATGGACTGCAGGAGAAAGTGCAGGGGAACGAGAAGGAATGAAATAATTCCCCGTGTAAAATCAGCTCGGAGGAGTCACTATTGCATTTTCCCATATTTTTGTGAATGTAAACATTTTACAGAAGAGCTTGTTGAATTATTAATCTGCCACCCAGTAGAAGAACAtgttgtacgtttctgcaaaccaggagTATGTTACATGTATATGTTaaatacatatcatatcaacatttttaaagtgacgCAGTAAATGAGCTTAtgttgtcatcaggaggtggaggggacggtgGAAGCCACTGTTACCGAgatattgctgtgtttttagcaTCTTTATAGCCATCACGCGTGgctgttttgtagcgacctgtctctgtttttcttctacagtgccacaaaaagtggctCTTTATTTACTGAGATGTTGCTGCGTTTTTAGGAGCTTTTTAACCATAAACCGTggctgttttgtagcaacctgttgctgttttcccGCAggtatagtgccacaaaaaacgTCTCTTTTACCAAcatgttgctgcatttcctcCCAGGAAAGTGCCTTAaaaaagaggttgttttttacttaGACTGCTACATTTTAGCATTTTTTAGCCAACAAGCATGgctgttttgtagcaacttgccactgtttttctcagaagaatagtgtcacaaaaagtggctctttttttactgagatattTGCTGCGTTGGGATAGCTCCACgagaaacagctgttttttacagagacatctcTGCATTTTCAGCATCTTTTTAACCATCAggcatgggtgttttgtagcaacctgtcgctGTTTTCCCCCCAGGTATAgtaccacaaaaaaatgtctcttttaccaacatgttgctgcatttcctgccaggaaagCGCCAtaaaatgtggttgtttttataCTAAGACATCTCTGCGTTTTCAGCATCTTTATAGCCATCAAGCACggctgttttgtagcaacctgtcactgatTTTCTTCCaggaatagtgccacaaaaagcagctcTTTTCTAACAAGattttgctgcatttcctgtcaggatagtggcacgaaaagtggttgtttcttCCTCATacgttgctgtgttttcagtggcttttaAACCATCAagcatgggtgttttgtagcaacctgtcgcCGTTTTTCTCTCAGGagtagtgccacaaaaagcagctcTTTTTTACCGAGATCTTGCTGTGCTTCCTGCCAGGAAAGTGCCttaaaaaagtggttgttttttactgagccATCTCTGCGTTTTCAGGATCTTTATAGCCATCAAGTGTGgctgttttgtagcgacctgtcaccGTTTTTCTCCCaggaatagtgccacaaaaagcagctttTTTTAACGAGattttgctgcatttcctgccaggaaagTGGCACGAAAAATGGTTGTTTCTTCCTCATATGTGGCTTTCAAACCATCAAGCacgggtgttttgtagcaacctgtcgctGTTTTTCTCTCAGGAGTAGTGCCGCAAAAAGCAGttcttttttactgagacattacTGCATCTCCTGCTGTGATTGCGCCACCAAAACAGGGTATTTTAaggcaaaacatgatctttaactataaccaagtggtttttgtgccttaacgcACGCTAATCACAGAGTTTCTGAAACACAGTTTCAGTGTATCCCCGACATAAGGACGTACAAATATAATgaatcagtggtttgcagacacgtacagtgccaacatttcttcTGCTGCTTGGGCTGTAATCTGAGTCCAATGGAAAAGCATTTGATActcttaaaaataaatcactaaTCTCCTAATTCATATCAGACTTGACTGGATAATCCCAAATGAAACTACAGTACTTTACATAACGTGGATGAATTAATCCACTACAGTACAACAACACCAAATAGCAACTTGTGTTTCACAGTCAGACTTGTTGTGGTTGGTTCGAGCTCGTCTgcttttgggggggggggggggggggttaaagtTTAAACAGTGACATGGCAGCCAGTGTCGGTGAGTGCAATAAGCTCGGGCAGGACAATAAGGAATAAGGTAAAGTGGAGTTGGCAATAAGCAGGTGGTCATGTGCAAGGACGTATGGAGTGACCTCATGCAAGGTGATTCTCATCACCGTGACATCTCTCTATAGTGGAAATGCCTGGATGCTTTCACACACGATCATCAACATACTGTGTCTTTATATCTATAATATTCTCCTGTGATGAGTAAATCTGCTGTCTGGCGTCTCTGAACGACAGAAAAATATCAGATTGCATTTCTGATCTCACTGAAACAAGGTCCAGGTCGGACTGATGTGAATCTGAGCCTGAGGCAGAAGATAAAAATGATCTATTTCTCACAGCGTGTAAATGTGACATCACCGACCCTGCTGGCCGCGCGTTTGACAAAACATCTGTCTGTGTTGTCAGTTACATTGTTCTTGATAAACGTGATCGTATCTCTGCTTTAAAGCTTGTTGCTGTCACATCCTGACCCGGGCGCTGGATATCAACAGATCCAATCAGATCCAATCATGTCAAATAACGTCGCTGACAGCTCTGATTTTATCTGCTGCGTTGTGGTAAAATGGTCCTGTAGGACGCATGTTGCCTTCAGGCGAGACACAGATCAGTTACTGCCTCTGTCTCAGAGTGTTTTGAACCCAGAAACAGGGAATATGGTTAATGATGAACTGGTAGAGACGCCAGACAACGTTACTGCTCCACGGTATCGCTACGCTGCGTTACATTAGTCCGCCTGTCCTCAACCTATTAACCCCGTCAATCTTTCTATCCATCCTTCCTTCCCCCCTCCCAGCTCCCTCTTATCGGTCGAGGCCTATGAGGAGTTtggtcttctcctcctctttcttgcTCTCGTTCTTCAGGTCGGCGAACACCTGGGTAAAGAAGTGCGGGTCGGTGTTGATCTGGAGCATCTTGCCGCTCATGCGGTTGATGATCTCCAGGCAGCGGTCCCAGAAGGCTTCCTTCTCCGCCTCGACCAGGAAGGGCTTCAGCGGGTAGGAGATCTCGTTGCCCATGTAGGAGTAGGACAGGTAGAGGCAGGTGAGCAGCGAGGCCTGCAGCTCGCGCTCCGACGCCACCTCGGACGAGACCACGTCGCGGCACAGCATGTAGAGGAAGACCACGTTGGCCGGAGTGATGAAGCCCTGATCCTGCCAGccctgcaggaggagggagcgGTCGACGCTGCGCAGCCACAGCACCGGGTCTGTCGGGGAGAGACGCTTCAGTCTGTAGCACCGACGGCACAGGAACTCACCCAGGCTGCGCATCAGTTCACTGGTGGAGGCCTggtggagagaaggagggagaatAAAGGGAGGTGAGACAGAAGATTAGTGAAATGAAGAAGTGATGAATGAGAATTCaaagatacattacatttgtacgttgtTATGTAGCGGACACCTTGAAACTTTgcatttcaacaacgctgtggtgaaGCTGtcattaggtttaggcataaaaaccacttggttcTGGTCAGGAAAAGGTGATGTTTTAGCTGAAAATACACAGTTTTGGGGCACAGTCCCACCTGGAAATGCAGTAATATctcagtaaaataaaagtaaaataccGCTTTTTGTAGTACTATCATCGGCGCAAAAACAGCAGTGATGCCTCAGTAAAAACAACCCTTTCgggtggcactatcctggcaggaaatgcagttatGTTTTGgaacaaataaatgcactatcTTGGCAGGAAACCCAGTGATGTCTGGGTAAAAACAGCCACTTTGGGTGGCACTCTTCCGGCAGAAAACACAGCTACAGCTCTGTAAAAAAACTCCCCTTGTTGTCGTACTCTTTCGGCACAAACTACTGCTCCTCATTGCAGTATTCTGGCAGAAAAAACAGCGACTTCTTGGTACGAACTCACGCACTATCCAAACAGAAAACGCAGCAATTTTTTGTTGCACATGCCCAGTGGACAACAGCGACTGGTCACGAAAAAAACCTGGTGAAAAAAAATGGTGcgtaaaaagcagctggaaacacagcgactcactaaaacacaaccagttttgttgtttgctggtctacaacagtgatctgcagcttggtgTCACGTCatctaccatcccctccacctcccgatgcCTCCTACACTACCACACTTTAAAACACTGATGTGATACATAttaaacgtacaaatgtaacgtgtctgtggtttgcagaaacgtactacgccagcatttttttctggcgCCTGGGCTGCGGGATTACCTGGACGATGACACGTTTTGGCGTGCCGGTAGCAGCGGATGGCTGGATCCCAGAGCCTGTGAGGGAATTCTTTTTGGCAGCGACAGTAGCTACGTTAGCCAAGGTCTTGGAGACGGGCAGGTGGGAGgaggtagtggtggtggtggccgAGGGGTCCTGGCTGGAGGAGTAAGACGAAAGGTTTGCACAGGACTGAGACTTCTTCAGCTTCAGGCTGTTGGAGGCTGAGTTGGCTGTGGCGTGGCCATCCGGGGAGCTTCCTTTCCCGCCGTCCCCGCCGTCTGCCTGCAACTTCTTGGAGCCCTTCCTCTTCGCCGATACAGCCACGATGCGTTTCCATGGCAGCACGCTGATGATAGAGGGCCGTTTGAGGGACTTCCCGGCTGCTGCGGCAGCGTCCTTGGCGTTCTTGCTGTTCTGGACGGCTGTGTAGTGGCCTACCGTCGCCGGACCGTCCTCAAACAGCACGGCCTTGCGGTAgctgggagacagagacagcacCGTGCCCATGATGTCTGCTCGAGGGTCAGcagtgagacagaggacagGTGGAGAGGGAAGCAGTAGGGGGAAAGCTCTTTGATTGGTCGAGACAAAGAGCTCCAAGAGGACCAAAGTGTCTCACTTCTGGAGGAGGTCGAACCTGTGGAGAAGAGGAAGACGCGTCAATACTCTGCATAAGTTACATCACATGTGGTAAACAACGCAAAATGAAACCATCAGCAACAAACACCTCATAATCAATGACCAAAGGCCAAAGGTGAACTCTTAGTGTCTTAGTGACTCagtgggaacaacagtttttgttaCTGGTTCAaaaccaacctgatctcactccCAATGCCTCAAATGATGACACTTGGTCAATGACCTGTCAGCGTTAGACACCAACGTACAGAGGCACACTAGTGGCGGTATGAGACGACATGGTGGCAGCGTTTGTTGACGATCTGGGGAACTACCAAATTATAAATAGCCAGAAAGTCCACATTAGGCGGGCAGGAAGGAAGATGAACGAGTCAAGTCCAGACTTTTCACCCTggagcctgctgtttgtgtcccatttGTAACAAAACTCAatccagttgttttaataatGACGTAGTGTGGCAGCGTGAGAAGAGGGCTGTGCTACTgacgcatgtcatgtgacgttACATTTCATTAGTAATAAACAAatccatgatgttttttctaaacctaaccacatacttttgttgcctaaatctaaggAAGTAAACCTGAAAACAAAGTGTTCTGCCTgagttgtaagtttattttgaaaaagaaagtaTGCATTTAACGAAAAGCAACAATGTttgatgataaaaacaaacgCTTTTTGTGGCCAAGaatctgctggaaacacactgaccagTCGCTatgaaacacccacatttagacAAGCTGATGGAATTATAGTGATCACTTGCAACAAAACACCAACGTTTGGAGCTTAAAAAAGTTGCTGAAAAGACACCGACAAGTCGCTTCAAATCACCCAGGTTTAGAGTGTATAAAGCcacaggaaaaacagtgatgggttgctacccacatttgaagcttaacaagctgctaaaaaaaaacaatgacaggtcgctacaaatcACCCACAATGGGACTGAAAAAGCTGCTGTAAAACACAGATGGGTTGCTatgaaacacccacatttgaagtttcaaaagccgctggaaaacaCCAACAGTTTGCTGCAAATCACCCCGTTTGGAGtttcaaaagctgctggaaaacacTGACTGGTCGCTACCAAACAACCTAAAAAAACGctggaaaacactgacagggtgCTACAAATCAGCCACGTTTGGAGCCTAACAACCCGATGGGATAACAGCGATCACTCACCACAAAACACAGATGTTTGGAGctaaaaaaagacactgaaatgtcactggtgcgttgctacaaaacacccacatttggagcctaaaaagctgatggaaCAACAGTGATCATTCACTACAAAAAAGGCACTGATGGTTAGCTACGAAACActcacatttggagcctaacaAGCTGATGGAAAACAatgacaggtcgctacaaatcACCCATCATGGGACTGAAAAAGCTGCTGTAAAACACAGATGGATTGCTatgaaacacccacatttgaagtttcaaaagccgctggaaaaacactgactggtCGCTACCaaacaatctaaaaaaaaaaaaacgctggaAAACACTGATAGGTTGCTACAAATCagccatgtttggagcctaacaACCCGATGGGATAACAGTGATCACTCACCACAAAACACAGATGTTTGGAGCTAAAAAAAGATGCTGAAAAGTCACTggcaggttgctacaaaacactcgTGGAGCCAATGGAAAAACAGCAGAGActaaatcacaaccagttttgtttttgtttttgttggtctgcagcttggcaggcatctcttcttggtgtcacaccatcctccacctcctgatgacaaaggcAGCTCATATCTCATATACTTGTTTAGACAAATGTTacgtattcatggtttgcagaaacgtacaacaccaacattttgttctggcaactgggctgtaaatgtgtttttaaaaagccaGTAAGTGAGGCCTTGAGTTCAGTTTATGAACCAGTGTCTCTGATTGTTTTTCAGGGAGtcagaaggaaagaaaatatcTTAAGGGACCTgtttgcattttacatttcagcaatTTAATTATCTAcacattattgttttgttttatttctcaacCTGTCAGAAAGCTTTATTATAATTTTCACAGCTCCATAATGTGTTTGCATTCcttcacagcagaaacacacagacagcagcagtgtaacaaacacacaggctgtTTGTTTCCCTGTCAGACAAAATGAACCTGCCTCGGTCTGTTGCAGCAGCACATTTAATTTCCACTCGGTTTTTAATCTGCAGCCTCTCGGTGTGTGTGACATAAAGCATATGCATCGTGGCTGCACGTCAGCCCAGCGCGGGCCTGCAGCTCCTCATCAGTATTATATAAGATGAGGCCACAGAGGCATGAGGAAGAAATGTGCGCAAGCATCCATCTTAGCTTCAAAATGGAAGCCTTGAAAACAGCTCCTGCAACACACGGCGGCTCCGGAGACAGCTGACGGGCCTGCAGcccggacacacacacatgatgtcTCTGATGTTCACAGGATGAAGGACACACACAAATCAGAtcaataataacacacacacacacacacagagctgtgcGTAAATGATTTGGGGTATTTTCTGGAGGCTTCTCATTTGACTGTTTGCAGAGCTGCAATAAACTGAAGCATGCAGCAGTCAGTCCTTCATGTCTCCTACCTGCTGATTATTTGTGTCTTCCTGTGGGATCCATGGATCACACCTTGACCCCCCCGCTGCTCAGCAACTGCGGTCAAAATGTGGACAGCAGCTCGGTCTCCTGTCTCCGGGCTCCAGGGCGTCAAACGGCTCCGTCCCTGATTAACGACGAGCCCCGGTGCTTGAGGCCGACACGTTGCTCCTCCTGAGTCTTTATTATCAGATCTTCATTTATAGAAAGTCCGTGTGTGCTCGGCGGGGACACAGATGCGCTTCAGTCCGTCTCTCGCAGCGGACAGGAAGATGTCTTCCATTGAGAAGCGCAAATCTCTCCGCTCTCGGCTGTTACCGGCCCGCTACGGTGCTCGCAGCTCCGATGATTCTCCTCCACACATCAATAAATCAGCACATATCGATGATTAATCGACTCAAAGgcggaagagagagaaagagggaaaaaatggCCACTATGAGATCCAAAAATAGCCAGCAGCTCTGCGCCCGGGCTGTGcgcagaggagagggggagaccCGCTGCTTTGATGCGGGCATCTGCAGTTATTCGGGTTGGATGTGGGAGAGGAACGGaggcttctgattggctgctgccgGGATGCTGCCGCAGCCGCTGCTGCGCATCGCTGTCGCCGCCGCTGCCGCTGCCGCCATTGGCCGCCGCCGCGCCGCAGCCTATCGGAGAGGGCGCTGTCCGAGGTGCTGAAGCGGCGGAGCGGACGCTGCTgcggaagaggaggaggatgaaggttTTATGAATCAGTGAGTGTGGGTGCTGAATCCGCCTGCAGGCTGACGAGAGGTGAACTCATCTGCTGCAGGAGAACAGGCCTCGTGCTCATCAACAGGAAACTGATCTCAGCTCAGTGTAAAGGGCTGCTTATAACACCTGTCTGTGTGACACAATGAATTCAGTGCAGCTCTGCCTGTATACTGCAGGCTGATCCTGTCTATGGAACTGTCTCTGATGGAAATCCAAACATGTGAATCAGTCTGTATATACTTATCTCTTTTCATCTGTGACACactgatggacagatggatgcaGATACTGATCCCTCCATCTGTTAGTCCATCATCCAGATGAGATGTTGGACCCATACATGGACACAGATTGTCCTCCTGTCAGTATGAATATTGACGAGACAGTGAAACTGTGTCAGTAAGACACCTGACAAATTCAAATACAAAGTACATCTGATTTTATGAGACTTAAGTTCAAACTGAACTCAAGTCTGAAGTGCAAAAATAAAGACGGCGCATTACAGCCTCACTGTGACTCCCAGCCGAGCTGACACCTGCTGGGAGCTGGTGTCATAGTTCAAGTTCATAGTTTTGGCAAgaagacatggagacagactcAGTGATCAAACAAATCACTCAAACACAAGTCAGtgctcaattttaaaaacacagactgaGTCTTCAGAATATCTCAAGGACAAAAGCACTCATGTCTCAGCAGGAGCTGGAAATACTTCTCTCTGCATTTATCTTCAGTCGACTCGACGGCTGTCACGGTGTCTTTACAGCTCTCCCTAAAAAATCCATCAGACAGCTGATTCAGAAAACTGCCGCtcgagtcctcaccaacaccaagagagttcTGAGGTCTTTacactgacttcctgtgtgtcagAGAATCAACTGCTGGTTTATAAAACACTGAACAGTTTGTGAGCTGCAGCTACAGTACGAACCATCCAGACTCCTCAGGTCTTCAGGGACACGTCTGCTCTGTGTCCACAGAGTCAGGACGAAACAGCGTTTAGTTTTTATGCTCCACATATCTGGAACTAACTCACAGAGAACTGCAGCTCTGCACCAACTTAGTTTGGCTTCTTTTCTTTCACACGTCTTTAACATGTCTTTAGGGTTACAGTAATATCACCACCTGTTGGTTTGGCATGCTGAGTTTTAGTTTTCATTtggacagagatttttttttttttttttgagaacgAAGGAGGAAAAACCCCTGGAAACGTCCCTGTACAGACGGTGAGTCATCCAGAGGACCAGCTGCTCTCTGATGGCATTAACACCATGTGCTTTCTGTCTCCGTTAAACCAGTGCGGAGGCTGTGAGCTACAAAGTGGACTCatcagtgtgtctgtctctaAAATACAGCTGTGCccagcaggaggaagaggaggacactgagtcagaggagaggaagaggtttATAAAGTGTCTTTTTAACAGGACGAACGCTgagaagaataaaataaacGCTGAGCTGTGGACGATGACGTGAACACACTGAGTCacctgactgctgtctgactcTGGAAATACacactgtatacacacacagaaaactatCAGAGAATAAAAGCTGTGTAAACGGAGTGATGATTAATAATCAAGAGGATCTGCTGAAACAAATTCCTGCTCTGTCCGTGATTAGGTGACAGTAACGTCTGGATCCAGGACAGTTTGTCTCAATTCATAAAAACTAGAATCACCACCCtatggttgtatgactccgcccaccagcccaccctgtggttgtatgactccgcccaccagcccaccctgtggttgtatgactccgcccaccagtgcaccctgtggttgtatgactccgcccaccagtgcaccctgtggttgtatgactccgcccaccagccaccctgtggttgtatgactccgcccaccagcccaccctgtggttgtatgactccacccaccagtccaccctgtggttgtatgactccgcccaccagcccaccctgtggttgtatgactccgcccaccagcccaccctgtggttgtatgactccacccaccagtccaccctgtggttgtatgactccgcccaccagcccaccctgtggttgtatgactccgcccaccagtccaccctgtggttgtatgactccgcccaccagtccaccctgtggttgtatgactccgcccaccagtccactctgtggttgtatgactccgcccaccagtccagtgtctctgacagtctccatccatgtcagtgaaaacatggatgcttcacacacagaagatctatacaatcagcacagtttcaagattagagtcaccaattcagtatctgaccaaatgtctccccttctgttcctgagatatgacgttaaaacatgatgatgtcacagtcaagctgacctttgaccttttgaccttcattatttgtgtcaagttttgtcataatcagcATATGaactcttgagttatggccaaaaacatgttttctgaggtcacacagacctttgaccacctaaatctaatcagttcatcgttgaacccaagaggacgtttgtgccaaatttgaagaaattccctccatGTGTTCTTAAAATAATGCATTCACAAGAGTGAGACAGATGAGGCcacgttgacctttgaccactaaaactgaatcagttcattgttgatgctaagtggacgtttgtgccgaatttaaagaaattctctctcagtgctcttgagatattgcattcacatgaatgagacagacaaggtcacagtgacttttgaGACCTATGAACATTAAAATtcagtcaccaattcagtatctgaccaaatgtctccccttctgttcctgagatatgatgttaacacatgatgatgtcacagtcaagctgacctttgaccttttgaccttcctTATTTCATCCTGTTCGACacttgtgtcaagtttggtcagaattagtgaatgaattcttgagttatgtgAGGTCACCTTCGACCTTCGACCcacaaattctaatcaatttattcttcagtccaagtggacgtttgtgccaaatttaaagaaattcccttaaggtgttgaGATACAGCATTTACAAGGAtgggacggacagatggacaacctgaacACACAGTGCCTCAGGTCACGGCTGTCGGAGTTTCTCAAATTACTGAGAAACATCAAGTCA
Protein-coding sequences here:
- the LOC125879304 gene encoding cyclin-dependent kinase 5 activator 1-like, which codes for MGTVLSLSPSYRKAVLFEDGPATVGHYTAVQNSKNAKDAAAAAGKSLKRPSIISVLPWKRIVAVSAKRKGSKKLQADGGDGGKGSSPDGHATANSASNSLKLKKSQSCANLSSYSSSQDPSATTTTTSSHLPVSKTLANVATVAAKKNSLTGSGIQPSAATGTPKRVIVQASTSELMRSLGEFLCRRCYRLKRLSPTDPVLWLRSVDRSLLLQGWQDQGFITPANVVFLYMLCRDVVSSEVASERELQASLLTCLYLSYSYMGNEISYPLKPFLVEAEKEAFWDRCLEIINRMSGKMLQINTDPHFFTQVFADLKNESKKEEEKTKLLIGLDR